A region from the Geobacter benzoatilyticus genome encodes:
- a CDS encoding chemotaxis protein CheW, giving the protein MTESFHLVVFSLDDQRYALQLSAVDRTVRMVEITPLPKAPEIVIGIITVNGSIVPVLDIRRRFGLPRRKTELSDHLLIARTAERTVALVVDMVHDVIERPVHEIVLPGTIVPGMEHVEGVVKLEDGVVFIHDLDGFLSLEEARALESALEPESHA; this is encoded by the coding sequence GTGACCGAATCCTTTCACCTCGTAGTATTCTCCCTCGACGATCAGCGCTATGCGCTGCAACTCTCCGCCGTTGACCGAACCGTCCGCATGGTCGAAATAACTCCTCTGCCGAAAGCGCCTGAAATTGTCATCGGCATCATAACCGTTAACGGCAGCATTGTACCGGTCCTCGACATCCGCCGCCGGTTCGGACTTCCCCGGCGGAAGACCGAACTGAGCGACCATCTGCTCATTGCCCGGACGGCGGAACGGACCGTGGCCCTCGTGGTGGACATGGTGCATGACGTCATCGAACGGCCGGTCCATGAGATCGTGCTTCCCGGAACGATTGTGCCGGGCATGGAACATGTGGAAGGAGTCGTGAAGCTTGAGGACGGCGTAGTTTTCATCCATGATCTCGACGGTTTTCTGTCCCTGGAAGAAGCGCGGGCGCTGGAATCGGCACTGGAACCGGAGAGCCATGCCTGA
- a CDS encoding CheR family methyltransferase produces MPHHIPHHLLARLSEFVSGQLGLHFPEKRWRDLEHRTIHAAREFGFMDAGKCVQWLLSSPVSRSDIEILASHLTIGETYFFREKGSFDAIESSILPELINARRGKEQRLRIWSAGCSSGEEAYSIAILLKKMIPDLDEWNITILATDINPRALCKAAGGIYSSWSFRGVPEWMKSRYFNRCKDGRFEVPAAIRKMVTFANLNLVEDTFPSLVNNTNAMDIIFCRNVLMYFGEEQAGRVTGNFHRALLDGGWLLVSPCETSAAIFGRFDAIAFPGAVFYRKGGNGKETAAFSCPLSPVEPLPLQTEQQSTAPLPVPGKPLPPENREEKACHAEPSAYEEAVALHRQGDYLQAAEKLCGFLSEARTADVSPPISGKAAALLAQLFADMGNLTEALRWSEEALAADKLNAELHYLRATIFQERGAIDDAVAALKRALYIDHSFVLSHFALGNLTLRQGKKTESDRHFDNALELLRTYCDDHPVPGSDGITAGRLAKIIAATRESGLKP; encoded by the coding sequence ATGCCCCATCACATACCCCATCATCTTCTGGCGCGGCTAAGTGAATTCGTTTCCGGCCAGCTCGGCCTGCATTTCCCGGAAAAACGCTGGCGCGACCTGGAGCACAGAACGATTCACGCCGCCCGAGAATTCGGTTTCATGGATGCGGGGAAGTGTGTCCAGTGGCTCTTATCGTCCCCGGTTTCGCGGAGCGATATCGAAATACTCGCCAGCCACCTGACAATCGGCGAGACCTATTTTTTCCGCGAAAAGGGGAGCTTCGACGCCATCGAATCAAGCATCCTGCCGGAACTTATCAACGCCCGGCGCGGGAAGGAACAGCGGCTCAGGATCTGGAGCGCCGGCTGCTCCTCGGGCGAGGAAGCGTATTCCATCGCTATCCTGCTCAAAAAGATGATTCCCGACCTGGACGAGTGGAACATCACCATCCTGGCCACCGACATCAACCCCCGCGCCCTCTGCAAGGCGGCGGGGGGCATTTACAGCAGCTGGTCATTCCGAGGCGTGCCTGAATGGATGAAGAGCCGGTATTTCAACCGCTGTAAAGACGGAAGGTTCGAGGTCCCCGCCGCCATCAGGAAGATGGTGACTTTCGCCAACCTCAATCTGGTGGAAGACACATTCCCTTCCCTGGTTAACAACACCAATGCCATGGACATCATCTTCTGCCGCAACGTTTTGATGTACTTCGGAGAGGAACAGGCCGGCCGGGTCACCGGGAATTTTCACCGCGCTCTCCTTGACGGCGGCTGGCTGCTCGTCAGCCCCTGTGAGACCTCCGCCGCAATTTTCGGGCGGTTTGACGCCATAGCCTTTCCGGGAGCGGTATTCTACCGCAAGGGGGGCAACGGGAAAGAGACTGCCGCATTTTCATGCCCGCTCTCACCGGTGGAGCCCCTGCCTCTCCAAACGGAGCAGCAGTCCACGGCTCCCCTCCCCGTCCCCGGGAAGCCTCTACCGCCGGAAAACAGGGAAGAGAAGGCTTGCCATGCAGAGCCGTCAGCCTATGAAGAGGCAGTGGCACTCCACCGGCAAGGGGATTATCTACAGGCAGCGGAAAAGCTGTGCGGTTTCCTCTCCGAAGCCCGGACGGCCGACGTCTCCCCCCCCATATCCGGAAAGGCAGCCGCCCTCCTGGCGCAGCTCTTCGCCGACATGGGCAATCTTACGGAGGCGCTCCGATGGTCGGAAGAGGCGCTAGCCGCCGACAAGCTCAATGCGGAGCTCCACTACCTCCGCGCCACCATCTTCCAGGAGCGGGGAGCCATTGACGATGCGGTGGCGGCGCTGAAGCGGGCGCTCTATATCGATCACTCTTTCGTGCTCTCCCACTTCGCCCTGGGCAACCTCACCCTGCGGCAGGGGAAGAAAACCGAATCGGACCGCCATTTCGATAACGCCCTGGAGCTCCTGCGCACATATTGCGACGATCACCCGGTACCGGGGAGCGATGGGATTACCGCCGGCAGGCTTGCCAAGATCATCGCGGCAACGCGCGAATCCGGCCTAAAACCTTAA
- a CDS encoding chemotaxis protein CheW codes for MTDAHSAKPAKDIDWDEIRRRLETARAALASGVSPEEEARILKTRAAALARDSRPEETAAGQLEILEFLLAYERYGIEMSCVRETCPLKDLTPLPCTPPFVLGLINVRGEIVSVIDLKKFFDLPEKGLTDLNKVIIVHDEDMTFGILADEILGVRLIPDEGTQPSLPTLTGIRDEYLKGITGERTIILDGKRILNDSRIIVQYEE; via the coding sequence ATGACTGACGCTCATTCTGCAAAACCGGCGAAAGATATCGACTGGGACGAAATCCGCCGCCGCCTTGAAACGGCACGGGCGGCCCTTGCCAGTGGAGTCTCTCCCGAAGAGGAGGCGCGAATCCTGAAGACAAGGGCCGCCGCCCTGGCCCGCGACTCGCGCCCGGAGGAAACGGCCGCGGGGCAGCTGGAAATTCTGGAATTCCTCCTGGCCTACGAGCGGTACGGCATCGAGATGTCCTGCGTACGGGAAACCTGCCCGCTGAAGGACCTCACCCCCCTTCCCTGCACGCCCCCCTTCGTCCTGGGGCTCATCAACGTCCGAGGAGAAATCGTCTCCGTCATCGACCTGAAAAAATTCTTCGACCTGCCGGAAAAGGGATTGACGGACCTGAACAAGGTAATCATTGTGCATGATGAAGACATGACCTTCGGCATCCTGGCGGACGAGATACTGGGCGTGCGGCTGATACCGGACGAGGGGACCCAGCCATCACTCCCCACCCTTACCGGCATCAGGGATGAATACCTGAAGGGCATCACCGGTGAGCGCACGATAATCCTGGACGGAAAGCGGATACTGAACGACAGCCGTATAATCGTACAATACGAAGAGTAA
- a CDS encoding S41 family peptidase yields MDGDAILLTRTKISLGLVATIACLALAAVMVLRFSRIGPDRESVASLELFAEVLREVEQNYVEKVDRKKLLEGAVNGMLAALDPHSAYLPPEPFTEMQTEISGSFGGLGIELSQKDGKLTVVSPLEDTPAWKAGIKAGDYIFKIDATPTSDLTMMQAVKRMRGKQGTKVTLTILRNGEGEPLVFPLVRDIIRTKSLRARTLEPGYGYVRIGHFQARTGEDFANALHKLRAENGGSLKGLVLDLRNNPGGLLEVAVEVAGRFVGERLDNGLIVYTEGREPFAKRRYSATVGEKEPRYPLVVLINSGSASASEIVAGALQDYGRAVIMGTPSFGKGSVQSVVPMKDGAGLKLTTALYYTPKGRSIQARGIIPDITVENAELKIVPEDKREEFHEKDLDNHLGGGKETPEAVEEKENREKMTKPASNAVTGFADDLKKDQQLARALDLLKSWEVLQKVAGGAK; encoded by the coding sequence ATGGATGGAGATGCGATTTTGCTGACAAGAACGAAGATTTCCCTGGGACTGGTGGCCACGATTGCCTGTCTTGCGCTTGCGGCGGTTATGGTCCTGCGTTTTTCCAGGATTGGCCCCGACCGCGAGAGCGTGGCTTCCCTGGAGCTCTTTGCCGAAGTGCTCCGGGAAGTGGAGCAGAATTACGTGGAGAAGGTTGACCGCAAGAAGCTTCTGGAGGGGGCCGTCAACGGGATGCTCGCGGCTCTCGATCCCCACAGCGCCTATCTCCCCCCTGAGCCTTTCACCGAAATGCAGACGGAAATATCGGGGTCCTTCGGCGGGTTGGGCATCGAGCTTTCCCAAAAGGACGGGAAACTCACGGTGGTTTCCCCCCTGGAGGATACCCCAGCCTGGAAGGCGGGGATCAAGGCGGGCGATTACATCTTCAAGATCGACGCTACTCCTACCAGCGACCTCACCATGATGCAGGCGGTGAAGAGGATGCGGGGCAAGCAGGGGACGAAGGTGACCCTCACCATACTCCGTAACGGAGAGGGGGAGCCTCTCGTGTTCCCCCTCGTGCGTGATATCATCCGGACCAAGAGCCTCCGGGCCCGGACGCTGGAGCCAGGGTACGGTTACGTGCGCATCGGCCATTTCCAGGCGCGAACCGGCGAGGACTTCGCCAATGCCCTGCACAAGCTGCGTGCCGAGAACGGGGGTAGCCTCAAGGGGCTCGTGCTCGATCTGCGCAATAACCCCGGCGGGCTTCTGGAGGTGGCGGTGGAGGTGGCCGGCCGTTTTGTGGGCGAACGGCTGGACAATGGCCTCATCGTTTATACCGAGGGGCGTGAACCTTTCGCCAAGCGCCGCTACAGCGCCACTGTCGGCGAGAAGGAACCCCGCTATCCACTGGTGGTGCTCATCAACAGCGGCAGCGCCAGTGCTTCCGAGATCGTTGCCGGAGCGCTCCAGGACTACGGCCGGGCCGTCATAATGGGAACTCCCAGCTTCGGCAAGGGATCGGTGCAGAGCGTCGTTCCCATGAAGGATGGTGCCGGGCTCAAGCTTACCACTGCCCTCTACTATACGCCCAAGGGGCGCTCGATCCAGGCCAGGGGGATAATTCCCGATATCACCGTTGAGAACGCCGAGCTGAAAATAGTTCCGGAGGACAAGCGGGAGGAATTCCACGAGAAGGATCTGGACAACCACCTCGGGGGAGGGAAGGAGACTCCCGAAGCGGTGGAGGAGAAGGAGAACCGCGAGAAAATGACCAAACCGGCCAGCAATGCCGTGACCGGTTTCGCGGATGATTTGAAGAAGGATCAGCAGCTTGCCCGTGCCCTGGATCTTCTGAAAAGCTGGGAGGTGCTGCAAAAGGTGGCGGGTGGGGCGAAGTAG
- the cheB gene encoding chemotaxis-specific protein-glutamate methyltransferase CheB, which produces MVRVLVVDDSASVRMLLQALLASDPGIEVIGTASDGEEAVEAAARLKPDVITMDIYMPRMNGLTATRLIMESHPVPIVVVSGNLDAEEVASTFRVMEAGAVTALARPCGPGHPDHEREAAAFIRTVKLMAEVKVVRRTPRRDRPDTIPLPHQRPAVPARVNAVAIGASTGGPMAIQAILAGLGKDFPAPVLIVQHMALGFIKGFTEWLNLSSAIPVHLATHGERILPGHAYVAPDGNHMLVTADGTAIALKDSPPENGLRPSVSALFRSVTYAFGPRSVGVLLTGMGSDGARELKHLREAGAVTIAQDLKSSVIHGMPGEAIKLEAATYTLSPAQIVTTLTNLVAMEK; this is translated from the coding sequence ATGGTAAGGGTTCTTGTAGTTGACGATTCGGCAAGCGTGCGGATGCTGCTCCAGGCGCTTCTCGCCTCCGATCCGGGAATCGAGGTAATCGGCACCGCGTCGGACGGCGAAGAGGCCGTTGAAGCAGCAGCCCGGCTGAAACCGGACGTGATAACCATGGACATCTACATGCCGCGGATGAACGGCCTGACCGCCACCCGCCTGATCATGGAGAGCCATCCCGTCCCGATAGTAGTCGTAAGCGGAAACCTGGACGCCGAAGAAGTGGCATCGACCTTCCGCGTCATGGAGGCCGGAGCTGTCACGGCCCTGGCGCGCCCCTGCGGGCCAGGTCATCCGGACCACGAGCGTGAAGCCGCAGCGTTCATACGGACCGTCAAGCTGATGGCCGAGGTCAAAGTGGTGCGGCGTACACCGCGGCGCGACAGGCCGGACACCATTCCCCTGCCGCATCAAAGGCCGGCTGTTCCGGCACGGGTGAATGCCGTAGCCATAGGAGCCTCCACCGGCGGCCCCATGGCCATACAGGCCATCCTTGCAGGGCTCGGGAAGGATTTCCCGGCGCCGGTCCTAATCGTGCAGCACATGGCCCTTGGATTTATCAAGGGATTTACCGAGTGGCTCAACCTCTCCTCCGCCATCCCGGTGCATCTCGCAACCCACGGCGAGCGGATTCTGCCAGGACACGCCTACGTGGCGCCGGACGGCAACCATATGCTCGTTACGGCGGACGGCACGGCAATCGCCCTCAAGGACTCTCCCCCTGAGAACGGCCTCCGGCCTTCGGTCTCCGCGCTCTTTCGATCAGTGACATACGCCTTCGGCCCACGGTCGGTAGGAGTCCTTCTCACGGGCATGGGGAGCGATGGGGCAAGGGAACTGAAACACCTGAGGGAAGCAGGAGCCGTCACAATCGCACAGGACCTGAAAAGCTCCGTCATTCACGGTATGCCGGGAGAAGCCATCAAACTTGAAGCCGCCACCTACACGCTGTCACCGGCTCAAATAGTGACAACCCTTACCAACCTGGTAGCGATGGAGAAGTAA
- a CDS encoding methyl-accepting chemotaxis protein: protein MIMDMRIQTRLFVSFAIILALLIGVGGYSLNRMNLLAGLTNNMYDKPFTVRKAIRSAYLDLMQMNRSLNKMVTSKASGAVSAELQAVNDSEKAFIKNMGVVKDRFSGRQSEVDDVLKTYDEWKPLRDEVITLVLDNRKETAGALLADIESKLFTKLDKESADILNVADNQATEFFKRAQREARMSLILTSIAVIAAAGIVVLIAVTLTRSIIRPLGTAMGVAERVSSGDLTVTVPPARGRDEMNQLLQTFGTMVENLRRQTMDIQEGVNVLAASAGEILAATTQVASSAAETASALNETTATVEEVKQTTQLAAQKARNVADTAQRSLQVSQGGKKSVEESIEGMNRIREQMATLAESIVSLSEQSHAIGEIIATVNDLAEQSNLLAVNASIEAAKAGEHGKGFAVVAHEVKSLADQSKQATAQVRALLNDIQKATNAAVMATEQGSKAVEAGEKQAAAAGESIRLLTESISESANASVQITATSQQQMIGMDQVALAMENISEASTLSVTSTKQAELSAQTLNELGQKLKRLVEQFKL, encoded by the coding sequence ATGATAATGGATATGCGAATACAGACGCGGCTGTTCGTGAGTTTCGCGATTATCCTGGCGCTCCTGATTGGAGTCGGGGGATATTCCCTGAACCGGATGAACCTGCTGGCAGGCCTCACCAACAATATGTACGATAAGCCCTTCACCGTCAGGAAGGCGATCCGCAGCGCCTATCTCGACCTGATGCAGATGAACCGCTCCCTTAACAAGATGGTGACGTCGAAGGCCAGCGGTGCGGTCAGCGCAGAACTGCAAGCGGTCAATGATTCCGAAAAAGCATTCATAAAAAACATGGGAGTCGTCAAAGACCGGTTCTCCGGCAGGCAGAGCGAAGTTGACGACGTGCTCAAGACCTATGATGAATGGAAGCCGCTCCGGGATGAGGTCATCACCCTGGTGCTCGACAACCGCAAGGAAACCGCCGGGGCGCTCCTTGCCGACATTGAATCGAAGCTGTTCACCAAACTGGACAAGGAATCGGCGGACATCCTCAACGTCGCCGACAACCAGGCGACCGAATTCTTCAAAAGGGCCCAGCGTGAGGCCAGGATGTCCCTCATCCTGACCTCTATCGCAGTTATTGCTGCCGCCGGCATCGTCGTCCTCATCGCCGTCACCCTTACCCGCAGCATCATCCGCCCCCTGGGGACCGCAATGGGGGTGGCGGAGCGGGTATCCAGCGGCGATCTCACCGTAACGGTCCCCCCCGCCAGGGGCCGTGACGAGATGAACCAGCTTCTCCAGACTTTCGGCACAATGGTGGAGAATCTCCGCCGGCAGACCATGGACATCCAGGAAGGGGTCAACGTCCTGGCGGCCTCGGCGGGAGAGATTCTGGCCGCAACCACCCAGGTTGCCTCCAGCGCGGCAGAAACGGCAAGCGCCCTGAATGAAACGACCGCCACCGTCGAAGAGGTGAAGCAGACCACGCAACTGGCTGCCCAGAAGGCCCGGAATGTGGCCGACACGGCACAGCGGTCGCTCCAGGTCTCCCAGGGAGGGAAAAAATCGGTGGAAGAGTCCATCGAAGGGATGAACCGTATCCGCGAGCAGATGGCCACCCTGGCCGAAAGCATCGTGAGCCTCAGCGAACAGAGCCACGCCATAGGCGAAATAATCGCCACGGTCAACGACCTGGCAGAGCAGTCGAATCTCCTTGCGGTCAATGCCTCCATCGAGGCGGCAAAGGCGGGCGAACACGGCAAGGGTTTCGCCGTTGTGGCCCACGAAGTCAAAAGCCTGGCCGACCAGTCGAAACAGGCGACGGCCCAGGTCCGGGCGCTGCTGAACGATATCCAGAAGGCAACCAATGCGGCGGTCATGGCTACCGAACAGGGGAGCAAGGCCGTGGAAGCCGGGGAAAAACAGGCTGCGGCGGCGGGCGAATCGATCCGGCTCCTGACGGAAAGCATCTCCGAATCGGCAAACGCCTCGGTCCAGATCACGGCCACCAGCCAGCAGCAGATGATCGGCATGGATCAGGTGGCCCTGGCCATGGAAAACATCAGCGAGGCAAGCACCCTGAGCGTTACCAGCACGAAACAGGCAGAGCTCTCCGCCCAGACCCTCAACGAACTGGGCCAGAAGCTGAAGCGGCTGGTGGAACAGTTCAAGCTGTAA
- a CDS encoding hybrid sensor histidine kinase/response regulator translates to MDKDFLNKLLATFTAETKERLAAISTGLVELEQSASPEREMELVEALFRETHSLKGAARSVNSAPIETVGHAMENLLSAMKRREIKQVPELFDLLHTSVDTIGALLPSLEAGPSPGEKERLRELVLRLHQAQRGTFSPPSLPPHPAPRAEQEESPHGGKAAAAHTVRISAGKLDTLLHQTEGMLTAKLAAAQRVEELRALRKDIATWEKEWKKALPALRRMRRQLKTETAGESPAGENDAPIRKLLDFLDWNYALTREGGYRMSRLTKGAEQDLLHLGDMVANLLEDVREALMLPFSSLLAILPKLVRDLSRDLGKETELLIEGESIEIDRRVLEEMKDPLVHLVRNCIDHGIESPGERERQGKPQRGKITVTVSLVESNRVEVVISDDGGGIDTGRLREAAAKLGLATPEGPDQAGEQDPISLIFASGISTSPIIDDISGRGLGLAIVREKVERLGGAIAVETEKGRGTAFRITLPLTLSTFRGVLVQAAGRLFVLPTTDVERVARKERTAFATVENRETIELDGRTLSYVRLDDVLELPRDERADNGKDHLSFFVLPTGQGGIAFGVDQVAGEQEVMIKGLGPQLRRVRNIAGATVLGSGKVVPILNSSDLVKSAVRLAATGGSSSHPAVVEESPSRAILVVEDSITARTLLKNILESAGYRVKTAVDGVDALTLLGTEDFDMVVSDVDMPRMNGFELTGRIRASRNLTDLPVVLVTSLDSREDRERGVDAGANAYIVKSSFDQSNLLDAVRRLI, encoded by the coding sequence ATGGATAAAGACTTCCTCAACAAGCTCCTGGCAACCTTCACGGCCGAGACGAAGGAGCGCCTTGCGGCCATATCGACCGGCCTGGTCGAGCTGGAGCAAAGCGCATCCCCCGAAAGGGAAATGGAACTGGTCGAAGCGCTTTTCAGGGAAACCCACAGCCTGAAAGGCGCCGCCCGTTCCGTCAACTCCGCGCCCATCGAAACCGTCGGCCATGCCATGGAAAACCTCCTGTCCGCCATGAAACGGAGGGAAATCAAGCAGGTGCCGGAACTGTTCGACCTGCTCCACACATCGGTCGACACGATAGGAGCGCTTCTCCCTTCCCTTGAGGCCGGTCCGTCCCCCGGAGAGAAAGAGCGGCTCAGGGAACTGGTCCTACGCCTGCATCAGGCACAGAGGGGCACCTTCTCCCCCCCCTCCCTCCCCCCCCACCCCGCCCCCCGCGCGGAACAGGAGGAGTCCCCCCACGGCGGAAAAGCGGCCGCAGCGCACACCGTGAGGATCTCCGCCGGGAAGCTCGACACCCTGCTGCACCAGACCGAAGGAATGCTGACGGCAAAGCTTGCTGCCGCCCAGCGGGTGGAAGAACTGCGAGCCCTCCGAAAGGATATCGCCACCTGGGAAAAGGAATGGAAAAAGGCGCTGCCGGCCCTGCGGCGCATGCGCAGGCAACTGAAAACCGAAACGGCCGGGGAATCTCCTGCGGGAGAAAACGATGCGCCTATCAGGAAACTGCTCGATTTCCTCGACTGGAACTACGCGCTGACCAGGGAGGGCGGATACCGGATGAGCCGCCTGACGAAGGGGGCGGAGCAGGATCTCCTGCACCTGGGCGACATGGTGGCTAACCTGCTGGAGGATGTGAGGGAGGCGCTGATGCTCCCCTTCTCGTCGCTGCTGGCGATACTCCCGAAGCTTGTCCGCGACCTGTCCCGGGATCTGGGAAAAGAAACGGAACTGCTTATTGAAGGAGAGTCCATCGAGATCGACCGGCGGGTTCTTGAGGAGATGAAGGACCCCCTCGTCCACCTGGTGCGCAACTGCATTGACCACGGCATCGAATCCCCAGGAGAAAGGGAGCGGCAAGGGAAGCCGCAGCGCGGGAAAATCACCGTCACCGTCTCGCTGGTGGAGAGCAATCGGGTGGAAGTAGTCATCTCCGACGACGGCGGGGGCATCGACACCGGCCGTCTGCGGGAGGCTGCCGCAAAGCTCGGCCTTGCAACGCCCGAAGGCCCGGACCAGGCAGGCGAGCAAGACCCCATCTCTCTCATCTTCGCTTCGGGAATATCCACGAGCCCCATCATCGACGACATATCAGGCAGGGGGCTCGGCCTGGCCATCGTGCGGGAAAAAGTGGAAAGGCTCGGGGGCGCCATTGCGGTTGAAACCGAAAAGGGGCGCGGCACGGCCTTTCGCATAACCCTCCCCCTGACCCTGTCCACATTCCGGGGAGTACTGGTCCAGGCGGCCGGCCGCCTCTTCGTGCTGCCGACCACCGACGTGGAGCGCGTTGCGCGGAAAGAAAGAACCGCTTTCGCCACCGTGGAAAACCGGGAAACCATCGAACTGGACGGCCGCACGCTCTCCTATGTGAGATTGGACGACGTGCTGGAACTCCCGCGCGACGAACGGGCCGATAACGGCAAAGACCACCTCAGCTTCTTTGTCCTCCCCACCGGCCAGGGGGGCATAGCCTTCGGAGTGGATCAGGTTGCGGGCGAGCAGGAAGTGATGATAAAGGGGCTCGGGCCACAGCTTCGCCGCGTGCGGAACATTGCCGGGGCCACGGTTCTGGGAAGCGGAAAGGTCGTACCGATACTGAACAGCAGCGACCTGGTCAAGTCGGCGGTCAGGCTCGCCGCCACGGGGGGCTCATCCAGCCATCCAGCAGTTGTGGAAGAATCGCCCTCACGGGCGATCCTGGTCGTGGAGGACTCCATAACCGCCCGGACGCTGCTGAAAAACATTCTGGAATCGGCCGGGTACCGGGTAAAAACCGCAGTGGACGGCGTCGACGCGCTGACGCTGCTCGGCACCGAAGACTTCGACATGGTGGTTTCCGACGTGGACATGCCGCGCATGAACGGTTTCGAGCTTACTGGGAGAATTCGCGCATCCCGTAACCTGACCGACCTGCCGGTGGTGCTGGTGACCTCCCTCGACTCGCGCGAAGACCGGGAGAGGGGTGTCGATGCCGGGGCAAATGCCTATATTGTGAAGAGCAGTTTCGACCAGAGCAATCTGCTGGATGCCGTACGGAGGCTGATTTGA
- a CDS encoding response regulator → MEEVTEKSNGDILIIEDSPTQSVKLRHILESNGYGVISAGNGKEALALIPGKKISLIISDVIMPEIDGYELCRRIKERDDCRDIPVILLTSLSDPHDVIRGLECGADNFITKPYDEAHLISRVGYLMESRNTCSIGPQPGLEILFAGQRYCITADRRQILDLLLCTYETAIQKNNELIRTQNELNHLNEQLETANHELEAFNYTVSHDLRSPLTNISGYCQVLLELHADTLDTSCTDYIQEIYQSTLRMNDLIGALMEFSRLNHQELQRQEVDLSTMARIIAAELKAKDKQRHGDFRIAEGVSGNGDSRLLNLVLVNLLGNAWKYTGKKESAVIEFGVTEKGGKKYYFVSDNGAGFDMAESHRLFGTFQRLHSKSDFEGTGIGLATVQRIIQRHGGRIWGEGAVGKGATFYFSLEP, encoded by the coding sequence ATGGAAGAGGTAACGGAAAAAAGCAACGGAGACATTCTCATCATCGAGGACAGCCCCACCCAGTCCGTTAAGCTGCGCCACATACTGGAATCCAACGGCTACGGCGTAATCTCGGCAGGCAACGGCAAAGAGGCCCTGGCTCTTATCCCCGGCAAAAAAATTTCGCTCATTATCAGCGATGTCATCATGCCGGAGATCGACGGCTACGAGTTGTGCCGCAGAATCAAGGAAAGGGACGATTGCAGGGACATACCCGTCATCCTCCTGACCTCTCTCTCCGACCCCCACGATGTCATCAGGGGTCTCGAATGCGGGGCCGACAATTTCATCACCAAGCCCTACGACGAAGCGCATCTCATCTCCCGCGTCGGGTACCTGATGGAAAGCCGCAACACATGCAGCATTGGGCCCCAGCCGGGGCTGGAAATCCTTTTTGCCGGCCAGCGCTACTGCATAACCGCAGACCGCCGCCAGATTCTCGACCTCCTCCTCTGCACCTACGAAACCGCCATCCAGAAGAACAACGAGCTTATCCGGACGCAAAACGAACTGAACCATCTCAATGAACAGCTCGAAACCGCAAATCACGAACTGGAAGCATTCAACTACACCGTTTCCCACGACCTGCGGTCGCCCCTGACAAACATCAGCGGTTACTGCCAGGTATTATTGGAGCTCCACGCCGACACGCTCGACACCAGTTGCACCGATTACATCCAGGAGATATACCAGTCGACACTGCGCATGAACGACCTGATTGGCGCCCTGATGGAATTTTCCCGGCTGAATCACCAGGAGCTGCAACGGCAGGAAGTGGATCTCAGCACCATGGCTCGCATCATTGCCGCGGAGCTCAAGGCAAAGGACAAGCAACGCCATGGGGATTTCAGAATCGCCGAAGGGGTCTCCGGCAACGGAGACTCGCGCCTGCTGAACCTGGTGCTGGTGAATTTACTGGGGAATGCCTGGAAATATACCGGCAAGAAGGAGAGCGCCGTAATAGAGTTCGGCGTTACGGAAAAGGGGGGGAAGAAGTACTACTTCGTGAGCGACAACGGGGCAGGCTTCGACATGGCCGAGTCTCACCGCCTGTTCGGCACCTTCCAGCGGCTCCACAGCAAATCGGATTTCGAAGGGACCGGCATCGGCCTCGCCACGGTGCAACGCATAATCCAGCGGCACGGCGGAAGAATCTGGGGGGAAGGAGCGGTCGGGAAGGGGGCAACATTCTACTTCTCCCTTGAACCATAA